The Candidatus Delongbacteria bacterium DNA segment CACAGCACTCTAAATTTGAAGAACTTGCATCTATCGCAGATCTTACGATTAAATGTGATGCGGAGCAGGAAGTTTTGGAGGAAAGGTTTAAACCGAGAACAGGTGGTTTTCTTCCTCCTCCAGTTTCGATGATGATAAGAAGACAGAAAGAATTATGGAATAATGTTTCATTCGATCTTTCACTGGATACATCAGATGGCGATTTGGAAAAGAATATTGGAAAAGTAATTGAAAAAATTGAAAGTTTAAGAGGTTAAAAATGTATACAAAGACTGAAATAGATAATCTAGCAGCTAAAGATTGGGCTGAAACTTTTAAAGTAACTCCAGAAGATTTCAAAACTTGTGGGACGATATTTGAGGAAAGAGATAATTTGAAGGATAGCAGAAATTTAATAATATGGCATTGCGGAGAAAAAGTAATTTTCAGATTCGATCCAGATTTAAAAGACCAAATGGATAGAATAAGAAATCATTTTCCTGTAAATTTTACTATCACAGATGAATATGCTTTGGATTTTTTCGAGGCAGACGAATTGGGCTGTGAAAGTTTTGATCATATTATGATACTTTATCCTGATAATTTCAAGCCTTACCTTGCCGATAATTTTCTCGTCAGAAAATTAGATAAATCAGATCTTCACTATCTTGAAAGTTTGAAAGAAAGTTGTAGTGAACAGGATCTTGATGATGCTTATATCGAGATTGATCATGAGATCATAACGGGTGTATTTGATAACGATAAATTAGTGAGTGTTTCCAGTGTACTTGACTGGGGTGCTTTCTACGATGTTGGTGTTTTAACAAATCCTGATTATCGTGGAAAAGGTCTTGGAAAAGCCAGTGTAACACTTTTGGTGGAAGAGATTTTTAGAACCGATAAAATTCCTCTTTTCAGATGTAATTTCAACAAGCTTGGATCGTATGGTATTGGAAAAGCACTGGGATTTGAAGAAAACAGGAATTTTGTCTTTAAGCAAAGCAGTTATGTTTTTCACAAAAAAAGCAAATCTGATAATGAGTAAAAAATGAAGAGAACTTAATAAATAATAATAATTTGCAAACCGGAGGTAACTATGAATATTATTGACACACACTTTCACTACTCAAAAATTGAATCCTTTTTCAATGCTGCAAAAAACAATGGCGTTAATTACTCCAAGGAAGGATTTGTAATGGAAACAAAGGAGAATAACATAGTTGCCGGAGTATGTATGGGATTAACTGAATCAAGAAATGGTTGTTTTCCCGATAATAAGGCATCCACTCCAATGAACTATGACCTTGACGAAATGCCTGATAATTTTTACTTCTGTGCAGGAATTAATCCTCTGGATCTTGGGTGTAGAGCTTTGTCTGATCTTGAAGCTACTCTCAATAGAGAAGATTGTGCAGGAATTAAATTATATGCTGGATATTATCATTATTTTGTCAGTGATGATGTTTATGATCCGGTTTGCAGATTAGCTTTGAAGTATAATTTACCAATTGTAATTCACAGTGGCAGCACTTATAGTAGCAGAGGTTTACTCAAGTACTCTCACCCTCTTTCATTTGATGAATTAGCTGTAAAATATCCTGATCTGAAAATCGTGATAGCTCATTTTGGTAATCCATGGATTATGGATACTGCTGAATTGATGTATAAACATAAGAATGTATATGCCGATCTTTCAGGTATTCTGGAAGGTAAGGAGGAGATGTTCGATAGACTCACCGGCGAGGAACTCTATATGAACAGATTCAAAACGGCACTTATTCAGGCGGATCATTATGATAGGTTTTTATATGGCTCGGACTGGCCACTGGCTAAAATGGAGGTTTATATAAAATTTATTAAGAAAATGATCCCTGAAAAGCACTGGGACAAGGTGTTTTACGAAAATGCTTTGAACGTGTTTAAGAAAATTAAGGGAGGTATCCAATGAATTTAAATTATGAAAATGATGATGGCTCTCAAAACCTTGATATGTATGTAAAATTTTATACATCTACAATGGAATGAGAGAAGAAAATTAGCAACGAATGTCACGAATAAAGACGAATGAAATTGTAGAGACGCACCGCTGTGCGTCTCAAGAAATTGTCAACAATGAGTTAAGGAGTTTATGAGGGGAATAAATCTCTCACATTCGTTCGTGATGACAGGGAAAAATAAAAGAATTAGGTTAGAGTGTAATTCTTTATTCGATCAAATTTCGGTTCATTCGGTGCTAAAAAAGAAATTAATGGCAACGAATGTCACGAATAAAGACGAATGAAATTGTAGAGACGCACCGCTGTGCGTCTCAAGAAATTGTTAACAATGAGTTAATGAGTTAATGAGGGGAATAGATCTCTCACATTCGTTCGAGATGACAGGGAAAAAAAAAGAATTAGGTTAGAGTGTAATTCTTTATTCGGTCAAATTTCGGTTCATTCGGTGCTAAAAAAGAAATTAATGGCAACGAATGCCGCTAATGAAGACGAATGAATCTGTAGAGACGCACCGCTGTGCGTTTCAAGAAATTGTTAACAATGAGTTAAGGAGTTTATGAGGGGAATAGATCTCTCACATTCGTTCGAGATGACAGGGAAAAATAAAAGAATTAGGTTAGAGTGTAATTCTTTATTCGGTCAAATTTCGGTTCATTCGGTGCTAAAAATTGGACAATCAAAATGGATACGATAATAAATGAAAGAAAAATGGAGAAATATATGTCGTTTGAGATAAGATTAGTTGAGTATGATCACAGCTTTGCTGCTAAAGTTGCTGAAATGTGGAATGTAAGTAAAGACGGTTGGAACGGTGAAGCCGATCACATGACCGAGCAAAGTGTTCGTCAGAAAGAGGAGGTTTCCACTCACCTCAATCTTTATCTGGCGTTGCTTGGTGAAAAAGTGGTCGGCTATTGTAAATTATCAAGATATTTTTTTGATGATAATACTCTATACATTGATCTTTTGAATGTTGATCCTGCATATCATGGTAAAAAAATTGGTAAACTTTTAGTTCTTAAAGCTGTTGAAAAAACTATAGAACTTGGTTATCCACGTCTGGATCTTTTTACTTGGGCAGGAAATACTAAAGCTGTTCCACTCTATAAAAAATGTGGATTTTTCTGGGAAAAAATGGAGACAGGTTCTACACATTTGATGAATTATATACCCTATGTAATGAACTGTGAGCTATTTGCTGATTATTTCGAAAATGTGGACTGGTATAATGATTCTGATAGAATTATTGAAGTTGAGCCTGATGGACGAACTGAAAACAACTTTGATTTCCTAGGCTATTCCTGGAAGAAAGATGGTGAAAATCTTGTTGTTGAATTTGAAAAATCCGGTAGAGGTGTAACTTATGTTGAAACCAATGATTATTCAATTAGAGCAATAGTCGAAAACAATAAACTCGTTTTTGGAAAGCAGTATGATGTTAATTATGAGATTATCAACAAAAGTGGAAATGAACTTTTTGTAGAGATTATTGGACAAGAAAATAAAAATATTGTAAATAATGTTAGATTTGAAGGTTATGTATCTGGAAAAGAGACTGTTTCTGGTAGATTTGATCTTGGTAAAATTGAAACAGACCAATCATTGTGGAATACTCATCCGGTTGTACAGGCTGAATTTAAAATTAATGGAAAAAGTATTACCTTTAAAACAGGTATTAATCCTCAATTTCCTTTAAAAATAAATTTCGTTGAAGGTTACGATCTCTATGAAGAAAATGTATTAAATACTTTCAATATAAATGTTGAGAACAACTACGATGAGGAATGTTCATTTGAAGTTACTCTTCCAAATATTGATGAAATCAAATTTGTAGAACCGGTTCTTAATTTTTCGTTGAAATCAAAAGAACGTAGCTCTATTTCCATTGATGCCATCTTAAATAATTCTGTAAATTTCTATGATGATGTCGATATTACAGCAAAATTTAGCGATGGAAGAATTACAAATTTCACCAAGAAACTCATACTTGTAAATTACACTAGTAACGGTAGTTCTACAGGTGTTAGTAACTATTACTATCTGATGAATATTGGAAAATATTCTTTTAGCTTCGATAAGGAGATGGAATACAACGAAATGGTCTTTAGGTCTATAATAACTGGTGTATGGTGCTTTATTGGGAACCCTAAAGTGGGAAAACCTTTTACTGATGAGTACATGAGAAAAGCTCCTTATAAACATGAATATATTAAGAGTTATGATTCTATTCTGTTTAAATGTTACTACATTTCTGAAAATATTCAAGGGCTAGAATTTTCACAATCCTTCAATATGAAACGAAATGGTATGCTGGAGCAATGGTATGAGATTGAGAAATTTCCTCAAGATAAAGAAGAAATAGTTATTAGCTGTAGCATGAATCTAGATCGTAGTAATCTTGTGATTCCATACCAGAATAAGATAGTTAAAACAAATGGCAGTAAACACAATGACGATTCACTTGATAGTTATGATAGTACAAAAATTAGTGAAAATTGGCTTTATAATGAAGTGAATGGCAAGAGTATTGCTTTTTTCTGGGAGAAGGATTGTAAGTTTGAGATATGCTCCTGGGACTTTTCTTTATCCAGAAAATTTACAAAAGATGTACTAAAGTCTGAACCTATAGTTTTTGCTATCGATACATTTAAAAATATTAGAAAAGTCAGAAGTCATGCACTTGGTAAAATAGTCAATCATGAAAGAATTTACGATAGCTTTGAATTGGAAATCAACAATGGTAATCCATTTTGTGAAAATGAAATTTCTGGTTCATTTGTCGATTTTAAAACAAGTCCTATAGATGGAATTTTTAAGATTTCCAGTAATGACAATTCTGTAGAGAAAGAGTTTACAAATGAAGACAATTGCCACAAAATTGATTACAATTTTGATAATTTTGCAAGTCCTGTAGAAATTGTTAAGCTAGATGCTGACTTTAGAGTTCAGGAAATAACTAAAATTAAAGCTGCTTTCTCTAAAGGTAATGGTTCTGTGTACAAGACTGAAGAAAAAAATGGTAAAATCAATGTACTTTCAATCGAGAATGAATTTATCAAATTTAAATCTTCAGCTGAGTTTGCACCAAATATTTTCTCCTTAACATATAAGGGTAATGAGTGGCTTCATTCAGATTTCCCTGAAAGAACTTGCAAATCCTGGTGGAGTCCATGGTATGGTGGAATGGCTAATAAGCCTGCAAATGTTAAGGAACATCATATGCTTGCGGAACAGACAATTACTGAGTTTGCTTCAAGAATTGATAATTTTGGTAATAAGTGGGAAGGTATTTCAATAGCTACAACCTTTAACAAGCTTGATAAATTTAAGGGCATTACCTTAAAGCAATACTTCTTAACTCTTCCAAACTGTCCTGTAATAACAAGTTTTGTAGAGGCAAGTCTATCAGATGGATTTGCTGTTAAATTAACAGTATTTACTGGTAATATGTTTGTTAAACCAGATTCTTTAAATGAATTGTCAATTGTAAGCAAGGATGAAGGTTGTGAATTTAATATCAAATGTGGATATGAAGGAATTGATAGCCTTGTAAGTTCAAATTTGATGACACATAAAGCTTTAAACAGAGATGAGAAGTTTTATTTCTTCAATGGAAATCCTGCTTCTTCTGGTTCAACATCTACTGATAATGCTGTTGCTACTTCAAATTTTGAAGAAATTAGGATGATTACTAAAAATAAACCAGAGATCTATCCTCCTGTTTTTGTGATCTTCTCTGAGCATGATTTGACTGAAGAGATGCTTGTGGATTT contains these protein-coding regions:
- a CDS encoding amidohydrolase family protein, encoding MNIIDTHFHYSKIESFFNAAKNNGVNYSKEGFVMETKENNIVAGVCMGLTESRNGCFPDNKASTPMNYDLDEMPDNFYFCAGINPLDLGCRALSDLEATLNREDCAGIKLYAGYYHYFVSDDVYDPVCRLALKYNLPIVIHSGSTYSSRGLLKYSHPLSFDELAVKYPDLKIVIAHFGNPWIMDTAELMYKHKNVYADLSGILEGKEEMFDRLTGEELYMNRFKTALIQADHYDRFLYGSDWPLAKMEVYIKFIKKMIPEKHWDKVFYENALNVFKKIKGGIQ
- a CDS encoding GNAT family N-acetyltransferase — encoded protein: MYTKTEIDNLAAKDWAETFKVTPEDFKTCGTIFEERDNLKDSRNLIIWHCGEKVIFRFDPDLKDQMDRIRNHFPVNFTITDEYALDFFEADELGCESFDHIMILYPDNFKPYLADNFLVRKLDKSDLHYLESLKESCSEQDLDDAYIEIDHEIITGVFDNDKLVSVSSVLDWGAFYDVGVLTNPDYRGKGLGKASVTLLVEEIFRTDKIPLFRCNFNKLGSYGIGKALGFEENRNFVFKQSSYVFHKKSKSDNE
- a CDS encoding GNAT family N-acetyltransferase; amino-acid sequence: MDTIINERKMEKYMSFEIRLVEYDHSFAAKVAEMWNVSKDGWNGEADHMTEQSVRQKEEVSTHLNLYLALLGEKVVGYCKLSRYFFDDNTLYIDLLNVDPAYHGKKIGKLLVLKAVEKTIELGYPRLDLFTWAGNTKAVPLYKKCGFFWEKMETGSTHLMNYIPYVMNCELFADYFENVDWYNDSDRIIEVEPDGRTENNFDFLGYSWKKDGENLVVEFEKSGRGVTYVETNDYSIRAIVENNKLVFGKQYDVNYEIINKSGNELFVEIIGQENKNIVNNVRFEGYVSGKETVSGRFDLGKIETDQSLWNTHPVVQAEFKINGKSITFKTGINPQFPLKINFVEGYDLYEENVLNTFNINVENNYDEECSFEVTLPNIDEIKFVEPVLNFSLKSKERSSISIDAILNNSVNFYDDVDITAKFSDGRITNFTKKLILVNYTSNGSSTGVSNYYYLMNIGKYSFSFDKEMEYNEMVFRSIITGVWCFIGNPKVGKPFTDEYMRKAPYKHEYIKSYDSILFKCYYISENIQGLEFSQSFNMKRNGMLEQWYEIEKFPQDKEEIVISCSMNLDRSNLVIPYQNKIVKTNGSKHNDDSLDSYDSTKISENWLYNEVNGKSIAFFWEKDCKFEICSWDFSLSRKFTKDVLKSEPIVFAIDTFKNIRKVRSHALGKIVNHERIYDSFELEINNGNPFCENEISGSFVDFKTSPIDGIFKISSNDNSVEKEFTNEDNCHKIDYNFDNFASPVEIVKLDADFRVQEITKIKAAFSKGNGSVYKTEEKNGKINVLSIENEFIKFKSSAEFAPNIFSLTYKGNEWLHSDFPERTCKSWWSPWYGGMANKPANVKEHHMLAEQTITEFASRIDNFGNKWEGISIATTFNKLDKFKGITLKQYFLTLPNCPVITSFVEASLSDGFAVKLTVFTGNMFVKPDSLNELSIVSKDEGCEFNIKCGYEGIDSLVSSNLMTHKALNRDEKFYFFNGNPASSGSTSTDNAVATSNFEEIRMITKNKPEIYPPVFVIFSEHDLTEEMLVDLQNVRF